From Vigna angularis cultivar LongXiaoDou No.4 chromosome 11, ASM1680809v1, whole genome shotgun sequence:
GTATTCGTGTTCTTTATTGTAATCTTGGAAATAACCCGCAAGAACAGAATGATAAACAAATGCAGAAAATAGCACTTGTACAATTCAAGTTCTTTCCACAAAATCTCATATAGTATTTGTGATGATAATGTTGTAAGTTAAATGATTATGAAAGGTTTAAAGAccataaatatcaatattacagttttttgacatatttttcatgtatttaaaaaaaatggtattttgTCTCTAATTTTACAAATATCAAACATTATTATTCTGAAATACACATTAGCATTAATATAGAATccagaaaacaaagaaattgtACCAAATATCATGTTCAATCCAAgaccaaattttttttatcaaacaagtGGAAGAAAAAAACACCACAACGATAGATGCAGCTGAAttacttaaaagattttaaatatCTATAGTTCAATATGACTTTTAGTGGCAATGCACTCAGTTCAAGTTGGGGATGAGATTGGAAAAAAATACTGTATATTCATTCTCCATAAGtgctattgaaaaaaaattcaatttcgtTCTCTAGGAACTAAAAGGAGAATTAAACAAAACATGATACAAGTAGAAAAAGGAGAATTAGTTTACACAGACCAAGAGTTTAGGCGGCACGGGAAATGCCTTCCAGCAACAATCTTGTTTCCTGAACAGATGTGTGCAGATTCTGCATCTCATCCTCTAACTTCTCCAACATGCCTGAataagaaatggaagaaaaaaaactgtTTTTGTTGTTTGCAGCAATGACCCTAGCTGTCTGTAACTCTTCGGCTCTTGTCAAATCCATTTGCAATTCTTCTCCTAGAATCTTCATTTCACCCTCCTTTAGGTCATACTCAAACACATGTTGTTGGAGTTCAATAATCATATGCTCTATTTCAGTCATACAATTATCTCTAAACTCCAAGAgcatctctttctctttcatcacaCGTTCAAGTGCAAGTTCCTTCTCCTCTGTGTTCCTCAAGCATTGCTTTATTTCCAGTTGAACCGCCTCAATCTGGCTTTCTACATTTGCCCCCTTCTTGTTTAGATTTTCCAGTTCTTTTCTTATAACCCCGAGTTTCTGCTGAGAAAGCTTCATCTCTGCTTGCAGTGTTGTTTTCTCTTCTTCAAACTTAAGTAAATCAGTGGCTTTGCTTCTAAGATGCCAATTTTTCAGCGAGGAATCAATATTCTGTGTGTTTTCGACCGCAATTAGAACCTTTTCATCTTCGTGCTTTTGATTCTCTTCCTCCAATTTCAATTTGATGCACgcaatatttttcttcaattcaaCTTCGGATTCTTGGTTCTTCTCTTTAGCATTCTCCAGTCCCTGTTTGGACGCTTGAAGATCAGCCAATTTCCCTTTCTTGTGGTCAAGATGAGATGTCAAGTCCTTAACAACTGCTCTGGCCCTTGTTTCCCGTTGCACAAAGTAAGAAAATGTCGAGGGAAAGTTTGATAATGAGTATTTTAGCGCTGACAACTTTTTGTCAACAATTGTTCTTCTTTCATGTGCTTCAGAAAGCTTAAGTTTCAAAGATTCGAACTGCTGACGCTTGATGTGAATATCATGCTCTGTAATCTCAATTTCTCTAGAGAGCTCATCAACTTGGACTGTTGCTGTTTCAGCACAACCAAGTGAAGCTATAGTCTTGACTGCATCTGAGATATGTTCATCGACTCTTTCAAGTTTCTTTGTAGCACAACTTAATTCCTCTGATAACTTTGCCTCACTGAGATTATACTTCTCAGAGTTGACCAATACATCAGCCTCACTGTCATCCTTTAAAAGCTTTTCTGGTTCATATGCATCACAGTCAACGTCCATATCAGACCCAGATGTAGTAGTGggttcatatttattttcactttcacCCCGCACTTCCTGTGAAATAATTTCTACTCTCAAGTCTCTTTCCCCACCATCAACTTCAACAAGCTTTTCTGGGCAGTCCACGAATCCTTTGGTTTCAACTTGGTCTTGTCCAATACATGAAAGGGTTCTTTTTAGATCATCCCTCTCCTGCATGGCTCTTTCATACAAATTCATGagcttttcattttcttcattaatttcCATTAACTGGTGTTGGAGATTCTCAACCACTCCTTTCAACTCAGCTTCCTCTTTCGTTATTTCAAGAGAAAAGCAACCGTTGTCAATCTGGGAACCAGTTTCATGAGCATCCTCCCCTTTATGAGCATTTCTATTAATATTCTCTGCAGCAGCTTGTTCATACAATTCAATCAGTTTACTATTATCCTCGATCAAGGTTTTAAGCTTCATCTTGAGTTCATCATTCTCTTTTGCCAAAATAATTGCTGTCTCGTGAGCCTCTGCTTCTCTTTGACTGGCAGCAGCTATGGCATCAACCATTGCTTTCAATTCCAGTTGGTCATTGTTGTTCATTACAGGCACATCGATTGTTGATGGAAGGTCCATTTGCTGCTTTCCTTCATTAACTGTTCGGGATTTCTCATGTTCTAATTTTGCCGTCAAATCATCAACATGACTGCAAGATaaaatttaaaggaaaaattTCAAGCTTTGTTTTGTTCATGGTGGACAACAAAGCGAAACACATCTACGCCGAAACGATTGGAATAAGGAAATATTACGAGAATGACATTCTGGTACAAACTATATACAAGTAATATTCAGAAATGCACAAACACCCCATATATATGACAAAAATGAGATAGTAAACAGcacctttttaatttttctttctcctcaaGGCAAACCTCTAGCTTTTTGAAAATTGTATCCATTTCTGCCTGGTTTTGAATAGCCTGTCATAGATAAAATCATATCAAGTCATGAGAGAACGAAAAGACATGAATTATTAAGTTGAATATTGTTAACACAGTGCAACAAGATTTTTCTAGACCTGAATCCGGAGAAACTCGTTTTCCTCCCTAAGCGAAGACTGCCAACGTAATTTTGGACTTGACTCCTGAAGACAAACATCAATAAGAATTAAACACTTGAATAAGTTAcatacacaaaatttaaaatgcaAGTAATAAAACTACAAGTACGGTAAgtaaacagaaaaaatatatgttgtCTATATACAGCAGGTATGAAAATTGCCAGCTAATACGAAAACCTGATTAAAAGGACAATCAAAAACAGATTCTAGTTTACATTTATGTTGATGTAGTCTATTGTGACATTCACTGCTTCAGACATGATTACGAGTGCACGAGATTCTGTATCATCCTTACCAGTTTGGAGACAAGATTGTCATCACTACGTACATCTTCCATCATCGGATCAGAATTTGCTTTCTAACATTCGAAAAACCAAGAAGATCGGTCAAGATAGGAATTTCAAATGACTTCTAGACACAAGGAAAAATTATTACAGTAACAGTTATTACCAGATCGGGTTCATGCATGAACTTCCAGTCTAGTGCTTCCAACAACTGCACATTCAAGtggaaaaaaaacataatgaaCATGAAAGGAATTAAGTGAGGATTTTATGAAGTACAAAGGCGTGTCATACCTTGTTTTCCAATGCCATGATTTGCTCACTCATCTGTTCTCGTTCTCCTTCCAAACAGAATGACTTTAACCTGTCTCGAAGATGCATAAgtattagaaaagaaaaatatgtaaatcacCGATAAGTCACAGTAGTCTAGCTAGTACTACTCTTTTGGTCAACTCAGACTGGTTAGTTGACTTGTTTCTCGTGTCTAGACAATATCATAAGGCGACTTCTTGCTTCAAAAGACTttcataattcatattttttaatataatgggCAAAGTTTATAACTGCGTATATTGTTCATACTAGAACATTGATTTTTGGTTGTAGGGTAAATATGTCACTTCACaacctttattattttaatcatatgaaataaaatgagtTACTTTTGCATTCACAAGAGACAAAAAAGCTTCAGAACTAAAAGGATTTTCCTGTATCAGTGAACATGCCttctaatttcttcttttagctGCAAATTTTCCATAGCAAATCTAGTTACTTCATTATTCCGATCAACCTGCGCTCGCAAGACCTCAATTTCCTTCAAATgctcctctttttctttcaacaaatgTGTCTCTGCTGAGATCTTCTCAGAAGCAACTGCTTCTAACCTTTTTATTCCAGCTTCTCGAAAACGTAATCTCATCTTCAAACTTTGTATCTCATCTTCTCTTTGTTTCACCTGAATCATCCCATATTTCAACCATTTAATCCACCATCACAAAAACATCAACTATTAATAAATCAGCAAAAGAGAATGACTGCAAATTAAAAGAGCAAAAGTATACTGAAAACCTAATCAAGAATATTAGAATGGAGCTTTATGACAACCTGACAAAATTAGTAAGCATTTCTCACATAAAATTGGTACTTGTAGGTCAAAAGCTTATATATTCCTTCCGTCATTAATCAATCATTCAAAACTAATAACGAAACTGGTTTGTAAGACGGCTTTTCAATCATCTCCCTCACACCTATGAATGCCAGCCTAGAGTGTGGAAAATGGAAGCCACCCAACAATATAGGAAAGTCTGATACCActaaaaatttctatttaagCACAAGGCAACCCACAAAGTCTGTTCGTAAGGTGACAATTCCATGTAAGCCATATTTCTAGCTGATACAAGATTAAACTAACGCCTTGAGGCTGCAAATAAGGCAGTCATCAAAGAGGTCGTAACTAAGACGAACTAAGACAAACTAGAGTTGACCACAATTAAGGTGACTTCTCAACACACATCAATAAGAAATATACTGCTTTTCAAAGATACCAGCTTCATTGATGCTTGAACTTCATCTCTTAGTGCTTGTAATTTCATCTCTTTGTCCTTTTCCCTTCTAAAGGCCCCAACAAGGGCGATGTCATAGTCTTTTTTCTGCAAAAAGAGAAAGACGCTTATCAGTATACAATGTTATGAGAGACTAAATGATTTCTTAGGCACAAAAGAACATCAACCTGGGATATCCTTTTAACAGAGGTTAATGGACTGAATGATCCTTGCACACCCTCCCACTTGAAGCATCCAGGAGAACCTGGAAAGCTGATTACTGAATTGTCATTATCCTGAATTTCTCCTCCAGCAACTAGACCACGTAAACGGGATAGTTCCTTCTGAGACCCCAAAATAAAGTGGAGTGAAAACAAGTTAGTTTAGTGAGGAAGAAATACAACTTGTTGGAACTATTTAAGTAGTAGatgaaaagtaaaagtaaaatctGGGTCACAGTTGTACTTTTCCTATAAGCAATTAAGTAATTTTACATAAAAgcttcaataaaataattactctTATGAATTGGTGATGGCATGAAATGTAAGTTGATGTTATTGTTCCATTAGCATTCAAAGTACAGATGatgaaaagtgaaaataaacTCTTGCTCACTGTCACACTTCTCCAATGGCCAATTCGATAAGCATGCATACAAAGGCATTAACTAAATTACCCCTTATATACtcattatatataaagaagaagGTCCGCCAAACATTTTTTATTCAGAACATAAGAGATGAAAggataaatcaaaattataataccTTAAGTTGCTGAATCTGAATTCTCATGGCAATGACATCTCCAGACGCATCCTCATTTACAATAGCCTGgagaaaaatacaattatttatatagCAACCACTACAAGTGTTTGCACAGATCACCTACATAACTAAACAGCTGAGGCTATGTTTAACAAAACTAGCTCAAAGCTGGAATTTGATAGCTAAAATCCGGTGAAACACCGATATTCCAATTTGCTTCGTGTATCCATGTGCAATACATATTAATACTCAGAGGGTACTTCACAGATACATATCTATGAAGTATTCAAACCTACGAAGCTCcaatacttttatttgtttcacATATAAGATAACAAACATTTTGGATAATTCACCGAAAAATGTTGAAGTGTCCAAGCTTTTAAACATTTGTATCCAATAACTaccaaagaaaaaacatttaagtATATGTAATATAGAAACATATAATCATTATTTCTTCACTAACCAAACAGAGAAATCGCTCTAggtgaattaattaaaaagtaataatgaGATTGATAGTATTGTTCTATATGTAAAAAATAGTGAGTATTTTTTTATGACAACTATCCATTTATTTCGACAATGTTTGTAAAATAtggttttaatttgaatttgtacaattacaattatatatttatcatgttttatgaatttttaatgtGTATCTTACACACATATCCTATCATGTTATTTTTAGAATATCTGCATTACTTTATCTGTGCATCATAACTAAGAGTTGTTAAACAAACTTCCAAAAGTAGAGCTAAAATAAACATGggtaatacatttttttaaattaattaaaagaaaacaaaattatcaacTATCAATAATATTGCATCGAAGTGTAGTCCTCctcagtaaaataaatatttcaaataatataatagttaaaataaatcatataataaaagaGTATCTAATCTAAATAATAATGagaataaacttttttttatcattgtcaATATCTTATTTAGTAAAAGATTGATAACAAATTTTTACCTTATATgtaaaaagataaacataataaaatcatGTCCTATAAGTAaacgaagaaaataaaatcatgtcttgcataaaaaataaaaaataaataaaataaataaataaataaaaactaaaaatggaacaaaataagaataaattattgtaagaaaaagataagaataaatataaaaagctAGAAACTAAcgtttaaaaaatgttatttttagtaaaattaacaaaaacattataaaccgctaaaaaaaatgttgtttttaacTGAAATGGCGTATCAAACAGCCTTTATAAGCTCTAATGACTAATATTGATGTGATAAGACTAGCCTACCAAGGCCTATAACTTTTTTATGAGTTTTGGAGGACTATTAATTAAAgcttttaaattaataacatagaataaaacaatatatgtTACTGCATTGTAATAATTGAGAGTCAGTCCCTTGTTTTAGGTAGAAGATAGATGCACATCAATGTATAGTAGGTTCAAAAAGTATGAAAAGACATACGTTGTTCTTAATATATTTGGCACGCTGTGCAAACTTCAATGTGCTTAATGTCTCCAATGAACAACTGCAAAAAGTTACCAAAtgtaacttaaatattaaaatattaataaccaAATAAGGCAACCgacaatgaaaaataaataaataaataaatttttgaaaaattcgtTAAATCCATTATGACTATTGGAGTTAATATACTCAAATACTAGGATAGCGACTCTAAACAGAAAAACATTGTAACTTTCTCTCACTGACGGTTTCCCCAAAATTCCTTATGGAAAAGCAAGCAACCAAGTCCCCATGCAAAGATATTTAGTACAACCATAAGAGGTTTACTGACCAAATGGAGGGGCTTATGTTTGCAATTATGATTGTTTTTGAATTCCCTCCCAGAGAATcctgaaaagaaaagaagatagaATACCGATCAGATTTAATTGATAATTACGGCTCCTAATTTATAATGAAGTCagataaaataacaattttttcctCTAATATTTAAACTATTCATTTTTCAGTGAAACACTTGCTACATGATTTGAATACTACCAGGCAGAATATTACAAGGATCATTGAGTCAAACATTTCAAGTAACAGAATAACTAATATAGTtgcaaaaattataaattataattgacaATACCATAAAGATCTGCATTTGAGGTGCTTCTACACTATAATGTGACAAGTGCAGTTCCAAAATAAGCTGCTGGTTACATATAGCTGAAACTAAAGCCCCTTAATAGATAACAAATGGTTCtctaatgaaattttattgCCAAGGAAAATTGCTAGTCGCTATTGCAAAAAAACAAAGTCAGTTAAATAGTAATTAGGTTAGGTGTGACAATTATTTCATacagttattattttataatgactGCATACTTACAAATTAGGTTGCAACTTTTGCAGTTCTAAACCAATTCATATCCCCCAaaactattttcattttataagaCCGATTTCAGTTGCCACAAGTGTCAGGACACTGAAATCTAATTTACCtaaggaaaataaatttagaaaatattagcACCAACCTGAAGTAAAAATGTCAGCTTTGAATCACGGTATGGAACATGGAGCGACTTCCCATTAGATATGCTCACTAGGTTCATAATCACAAGCCTGCAAGTATATTATCACCTACAATGTTATATTTTTAGGATAATACCACAACTCTATCAACTAATGGGAACTAGCGTATCAATGTAACAGATGAGAATTCAATATTGTCAATGAGGATAACCAACCCCAAGGTTGAAAGAGATTTGTTGATATTAGTAGCTTCCTTGAGGCGTTCCCCTTCAGCACCAGAACTCTTCTGCCTATAATCAAAATGGATATAAAGTATCATCTATGTGAATGTTAAATGAGGTGAAATACTCCTTGCTTCTGTTCTTATCTAatcatgaaaacaaaaacagacTCTTTGGAATCAAGTACCTCTCAGATCCAGCCAAATCAACTAAATTAAGTCGAGCATACCGAAAGTGAGTCACTCCTTGAGATTCCCACTAACAAAATAgttcaaataaaattgattgatgaTATACTTggaaaaatagtaaaagttcAACATCTTTTGCACGAAAATAGAAGATAGAACATCAGTATTGACTCACCTGACTCTCAATGATGCAAGTAAATACACTATGAGAACGACTGCTGGCCCGATTCATGTTAGTGGCCGCTACCTTTCTGTTTGAAGCTCCCTAAATTACATTGTTATTTTGAATAAGTGCCGATTCACTTAGttctaaaaagaaaagtgaaaaataactTCACATAGGCTACTTTTTTTCCTCAATTTGGAAATGCAAATGaccaaaaatgaaattaattggTACATTATTACAATCACAAACTAAAAAACacttcaaaaaattatattaaaaacaaagtacaatttgatgttaaaaataaaaaaaaaaacaagggcGAAAGAATACCTGAATAAGTAGTTGAATGACCTCTCGAGCATAATTAACTTCTATTTCCTTAAGATTTTCGACATAAACTCCTTTCTTGCTATCTTCTCGTATCTGTCACACAGATGTATGATTTAAAATGGTTTTTTCGCGAACACAAAGAAATAGCAGCtcatacaatattattttattatttctcagCTTTAGAAGATTAATCCTCACGATAATCAGTTCTTCTAATGATTAGAGATTTTGAGAACAAGCAAAATGAGAAAAGATATCAAACAAAAAGGATcatgattttatatttgaagGGATTTCTAAAATGTTCAATGAATGAATAGTTAGCCATACCTGCAAATTGTTAGATGATGGCTCCAAAAGATCAAGGATCTGTTCATTGTATATCTCCAAGAAAGAACATTTGCAtgtaaattttaacttttcatcTCTTCGAGCCTCTTTTTCCTGACGTATTACAACAATAAGATTACagattaaaattagaattttgcaaatataaatatatatgaataattttgcTGCAGCATAAATTTATCTTAAGCTATACAGATTAACTAgtccaaattaaaatttaaaatatgaataagtCAAAACCTCAAAGTATTATACAACCGGCAAGATAAACATTGATAATTGTAAAATATGACATTTGGAATCCTAAGGAATACAACTTGTAGGAACACTGATTCAAAATATAAGATACTATAGTTAACAAATGGCTTCAATATTTTAACTAGAGAGTGTAAATTACATGAAATTCGTCTGATGTGCAAGCAATTGCATTAATCTAACGTATGCATTCCTTAAAAAATGATTGACTGTCTAGTTGAACAAGAAACAATACCTTTTGAATTCTAGAAAATAAGTGCTCAAAAATTCTTGGTGTCATTCCAGAGTTGACACTGTGCCTTCTAGTTCCCCCCTCAATGTCACCAAGCATGGTGTGCGTCTTCCCACTGCCAGTCTgtacaaaatcaattatttttagtcATCACACGAGTGTTTCATTTTCATATTCCAGACCAAAGAACAAAATCACGTAAAACATGCAATTAATGATACGAAAACCTAATGAACCATTTGTTTcgaattaaaattatgatttatattcCTGCGTAAAGTGATTCACGGAAATGTTATGATTGAAAAATTATTCCTAGGCATGTCTAAAAGTATTTTAAGTTAACTTTTCATATTCCCGGgaatactttttaaattctaaattaactaaaaaaaattaaagaatggGCTGGAATAAAAATATGTACTGATGAGGAAATGTAATTTCTGGGAATAAAACATAcctacatatttttataaaaccttCTAATAAATGTGACAGAAATGCCTACTTACAATCATTACTATGCTCGAATAGACTTTAATAACATGAGGTGGAATTTCCTTTCACTAAACTAAATCAACCTAAGCAAACTAACTGAACAGCAAATCAACAAAAACAGAGCTGAATATCTCACCTGACCATAAGCAAACATGCAGCTGTTGTAGCCTCCCATGCAATTTTCTACCATTGGCAAACCAGCTACTTTAAAGAGATTTTCCTGTCATATCAGCCATGTGAAGTGTGAAACCCAAGCTTCAAggttcaaaaaattaaaaagcaaaCAGGTTTGTACAGTAATTtggataaaatttattaatagaaACCACAGTATGAAAGAAATTATCCAACAAAGTTTACCTGGCTAACATTCTCATCAGCAACCGCATCAAAAGTAAACCGCGACTCGGGATGTCCAGTCCATGTAATTGTTTGACAACTCTCTTGCCTAACACACTTTCCATACCCTTGCACCGATATTTCAGAGTTGCTAAGAGGACGCATTCTAATTATAACCTAGCTCACAAAAGTAAATCATATCAAACTCAATTCCCTTAAACCAAACTACAAAAAGACCGAGAAATCGTGAGCCTGATtagaaacaattttcaaatattaataattacaattattcTCCCAAACAATTCTAATTATACAGTTTCATTACTTACAGAGAATAAGAAGAATCAATTATAGCCATAAATCTTGAAATTAACAAAcacaaaatttcttttaatcagCATAACCCTTGATACACTGGGAAGCTTTGCATTAGACCTAGTGAACCTGCATAGAGAAATGTACTGTTGTTGTACCTGAACATTGTGATCTTTCCAGAAGGAAGGATCCTCGCAGAATTCAAAGCTCCGAGATGAAGAAACGGCGGCGCTACTTTGTCCGACTACACTTTCGTCGTCCCAATCGCTTAGGTTTCGAACTATGGAGCTTTGCACGAGCGAGTCCTTGGTAGCGGATTTCAGAAGATCCGGAGTGTTCTGAACCAGCGAAAGCGATGCGGAGGGGTGGTCGTGGAAACCGAACCTGCTTTTAATCGCACTGGCAGCCTCAGATAGGAACGGCATCGTGGAGTGATCGGTCTCGGTGGAGAATTTTGGGAAATGGAGGGAGTGGTGTTTGTGAAAAGGGCGGAGAGAGAAGGGAAAAAGGGGATGAAGTTGAAGAATGAGGAAATGGGGAAGgagggagagagaaaaatgagaagGAGCGAAGACCAGAGCAAAAGATTTGGTGATCTAACGGTGGATATTCGTTTAAATTCAAACTATGAGACCGTTTGAGATCCGCGTTTCAAATTTTCGAAGAAGGAGCCAAGAGATCCTCTtccttcaattattttatttctttttttactatttagtttactttaatttctaataaataataaattaattgacaGTTCACTCTTCgtattaaattactttttgttttaaaagtaaaaacacaGGTAATgaaaatagtatatttttaatattttatgttgataaacttatttatttggtTATGACCTggtatatgttttattttagtttttttatgcattttagaggtttaagtatatttttaattttgtaaatgtaTTTAGTTGGCATGGACcgattaaaaattcaataaaaaaaatcgaaaaaaatagtaaaaaattcaatcataataaataaatacataatacattttatttaagttatacatgtatttttttatatcatacaaTTCATTAATGTAAAGGAAATAGTATATTGCTGGTTACATGTTGTTTACATTAgctagaaataaaattttaaataagttatattttaagtattggATATTGGTTgtcttaataatattttaactgaTAAACTCTCTTGCTAATATCTTTCATGCCCGAAAAAATTCTTTCTAGTTACGGAAAACTTGCCATCAATTTTACTCTCATTATTAGTTATACGTCACACTAAGTCATCATTTTTAATAGTCATTTCTTGGTCGTCCTCTATTTagtcatttataaaaaaacttttgaCTGCAATTTGGAGTTGTATTTCCTGGTCGCCCTCTATTTAATAGTCATTTCACAAATCTTGGTTTTTTCTCGTTTTTCTAATCTTTATTGTTCTCTTAATCAAAATATTCTTATTGAGAGGACGACACTCCAATTTTCACAAGGAACATGGCGTTAGTATCATATATTACACTAAAAGGTGTTTCTTTACTATAGGACTGAGGAGTACATCTATATGCCTACAAAACTTCTAGCAAATCTTTCGACAAGTTGCCCTTAGTTGAGTCTAGTCTCTTTTTCAACTCCACCAAGATGACTTTGTTGGTGGCTTCACCTTGCCCACTAGATTCTGGATACTCCACTGAGTTTGCTATGCATTTGATACTGAGATTAACATAGAATTTGATTAATCCCTTGTTTATAAACTATCTCCCATTGTTTATGATAATAGTATGTGGCACCTCGTAGCGGCATATTATGTTCTTTCAAATGAAACGTTGTACTTGTTAAGTGATAGTCGT
This genomic window contains:
- the LOC108334440 gene encoding kinesin-like protein KIN-12E, which translates into the protein MPFLSEAASAIKSRFGFHDHPSASLSLVQNTPDLLKSATKDSLVQSSIVRNLSDWDDESVVGQSSAAVSSSRSFEFCEDPSFWKDHNVQVIIRMRPLSNSEISVQGYGKCVRQESCQTITWTGHPESRFTFDAVADENVSQENLFKVAGLPMVENCMGGYNSCMFAYGQTGSGKTHTMLGDIEGGTRRHSVNSGMTPRIFEHLFSRIQKEKEARRDEKLKFTCKCSFLEIYNEQILDLLEPSSNNLQIREDSKKGVYVENLKEIEVNYAREVIQLLIQGASNRKVAATNMNRASSRSHSVFTCIIESQWESQGVTHFRYARLNLVDLAGSERQKSSGAEGERLKEATNINKSLSTLGLVIMNLVSISNGKSLHVPYRDSKLTFLLQDSLGGNSKTIIIANISPSICCSLETLSTLKFAQRAKYIKNNAIVNEDASGDVIAMRIQIQQLKKELSRLRGLVAGGEIQDNDNSVISFPGSPGCFKWEGVQGSFSPLTSVKRISQKKDYDIALVGAFRREKDKEMKLQALRDEVQASMKLVKQREDEIQSLKMRLRFREAGIKRLEAVASEKISAETHLLKEKEEHLKEIEVLRAQVDRNNEVTRFAMENLQLKEEIRRLKSFCLEGEREQMSEQIMALENKLLEALDWKFMHEPDLKANSDPMMEDVRSDDNLVSKLESSPKLRWQSSLREENEFLRIQAIQNQAEMDTIFKKLEVCLEEKEKLKSHVDDLTAKLEHEKSRTVNEGKQQMDLPSTIDVPVMNNNDQLELKAMVDAIAAASQREAEAHETAIILAKENDELKMKLKTLIEDNSKLIELYEQAAAENINRNAHKGEDAHETGSQIDNGCFSLEITKEEAELKGVVENLQHQLMEINEENEKLMNLYERAMQERDDLKRTLSCIGQDQVETKGFVDCPEKLVEVDGGERDLRVEIISQEVRGESENKYEPTTTSGSDMDVDCDAYEPEKLLKDDSEADVLVNSEKYNLSEAKLSEELSCATKKLERVDEHISDAVKTIASLGCAETATVQVDELSREIEITEHDIHIKRQQFESLKLKLSEAHERRTIVDKKLSALKYSLSNFPSTFSYFVQRETRARAVVKDLTSHLDHKKGKLADLQASKQGLENAKEKNQESEVELKKNIACIKLKLEEENQKHEDEKVLIAVENTQNIDSSLKNWHLRSKATDLLKFEEEKTTLQAEMKLSQQKLGVIRKELENLNKKGANVESQIEAVQLEIKQCLRNTEEKELALERVMKEKEMLLEFRDNCMTEIEHMIIELQQHVFEYDLKEGEMKILGEELQMDLTRAEELQTARVIAANNKNSFFSSISYSGMLEKLEDEMQNLHTSVQETRLLLEGISRAA